The following coding sequences lie in one Arachis stenosperma cultivar V10309 chromosome 5, arast.V10309.gnm1.PFL2, whole genome shotgun sequence genomic window:
- the LOC130981161 gene encoding disease resistance protein RUN1-like gives MAHQGWFYHVFLSFRGEDTRKTFAGNLYSALDQRGINTFIDNEALRVGEEISPSLLKAIEESRISIIIFSKNYASSSWCLDELVKILECRKEKGQMVCAVFYNVSPADVRHQKGSYGEAFVKHEERFKHDMERVRKWRSALSEAANLSGWHFTNGYEYKFIQTIVDEVSQKLNRIPLNVARHPVGLQARVSEVYSLLEPGSDDVRMVGIYGIGGIGKTTIVKAVYNTLCDQFRYASFLANVRENTSHRSGLVKLQERLLYEILGEKATKLGNVDIGINIIKDRLCRKRVLLVIDNVDDVDQLQALAGGLDWFGPGSRIIITTRDKHLLTAHQVDLTYEVKKLNHHEALQLFSWNAFKRSEPDASYFHIANRAVAYAEGLPLALTVLGSDMCGRSIRQWESALDKYKRSPNRKVQNILRISFDGLDENEKEIFLYIACFFKGQIMEYVVKALRACDLHPAIGIAVLVDKSLITLDEKFVLSMHDLVQDMGREIVRQESPLDPANRSRLWYYEDVLQVLTEGMGSEKIQGIMLDLPEKQEVRLSDQDFRKLKNLRMLIIRNAEFSGGHVHLPRNLRLLDWKEYPSPSLPSDFLPEKIVMLELRHSHLYTLEKSFKKYAYLTSLNFSSCESLSKIPDVSGIPNLEQLILEDCTSLVDIHESVGSLDKLVYLGVERCTELKNLPSVLKLPSLGCIVLNGCSQLEKFPELLGEMENLKFIEVEETAIQELPSCIINFSSLEVLVLKCCSNLKELPINIDMLPNLQLLDISGCPQLQLFTKKLRSFSTQNCPTMLAESDKGSPNIELLPSPPCLDPISPSIHLSYGFPLLENLELSDCNLSDEDLHILSCFSNLASLDISRNHFLTLPKCFNRLCSLQELYMANCMKLQHISGIPPNLEHIDATSCTRLESQSLDFLLSQGFSKAFKFEVIAPRPKMKMPFNYQSEGGSISFWIGQKFPRIALCFIFGLGNKITGFFSCEVQLSINGQKASNRVERFLSVIGDLTWLYHQDVMDFNTYLLHEQNYVEVTCEIIDASKDAEVTVYYCGVHEYKDDEDVKTQNLMLHSSSNSSDIREGNVNDSLDNTGSDCCSLARNLRLYEIPDKQWKRHPASINAEALEGDGCMAKENGKATGIMSADVVHQSKELPLLQLKQYDDVVWDPMLLECQLNSMNENPLLSHHDYHTSKSKEVGPMMVRALDSPKEMKENAFDNVNKEDLVSQKKVGLKMDNVLKEPKEEPEVPIVTRKMERELQYETKSNKLDVFPMAHNTSQFDFNDNMEEFYATLRAETFALSSLTSRNGRDDFKLAYPEISEETEKALETLKEFLSKQFHQLLSLGSFSSMKAALESLSTLSTDADVSLCLKSLLLQLSTDFDQWSCDYIDASMKLESSTAGLSKLDTLEDSLIANKNQFSEFSSIEIDLCSQLVYLEQRKKELEQQLEAIKYSISISEVTRDTALSKKRETFEEGKMLKAQRDQLRKQRPRLRSEQESAKATKANIEDEWSKIREKFDGILNIFGSKYCN, from the exons ATGGCACACCAAGGATGGTTTTACCATGTTTTCTTGAGCTTCCGAGGCGAAGACACCCGAAAAACTTTTGCTGGCAACCTCTACAGCGCTCTTGATCAAAGGGGAATCAACACTTTCATAGACAATGAAGCTCTAAGAGTTGGAGAAGAGATATCACCATCTCTTCTCAAGGCAATAGAAGAGTCCAGGATCTCCATCATCATATTCTCCAAGAACTATGCATCCTCCAGTTGGTGCCTCGACGAACTTGTGAAGATCCTTGAGTGTAGGAAAGAAAAGGGACAGATGGTTTGTGCAGTTTTCTACAATGTGAGTCCAGCAGATGTGAGGCACCAGAAAGGAAGCTACGGAGAAGCTTTTGTTAAGCATGAGGAAAGATTCAAACATGACATGGAGAGGGTGCGAAAATGGAGGTCTGCTTTGTCTGAAGCAGCAAACTTGTCTGGCTGGCATTTCACTAATGG GTATGAATATAAATTTATCCAAACAATAGTGGATGAAGTATCCCAAAAGTTGAATCGCATTCCACTAAATGTAGCTAGACACCCTGTTGGACTCCAAGCTCGTGTATCGGAAGTGTACTCACTGTTAGAACCTGGATCTGATGATGTTAGAATGGTTGGCATTTATGGGATTGGTGGAATTGGTAAAACAACTATTGTCAAAGCTGTTTATAACACACTATGTGATCAATTTCGATATGCGAGTTTTCTTGCGAATGTCAGAGAAAATACAAGCCATAGGTCTGGCTTAGTCAAACTACAAGAAAGGCTTCTTTATGAGATACTTGGAGAGAAAGCAACAAAGTTGGGAAATGTTGACATAGGAATCAATATCATAAAAGACAGGTTGTGCAGAAAAAGAGTTCTTCTTGTAATCGATAATGTGGATGATGTGGATCAACTACAAGCATTAGCTGGAGGATTGGATTGGTTTGGTCCTGGAAGTAGGATTATCATAACTACAAGAGATAAGCATTTGTTAACTGCTCATCAAGTTGATTTGACTTATGAggtgaagaaattaaaccaccATGAAGCTCTTCAACTATTCAGTTGGAACGCCTTTAAACGAAGTGAGCCTGATGCAAGTTATTTCCACATTGCGAATCGTGCAGTAGCTTATGCAGAGGGTCTTCCACTAGCATTAACAGTATTAGGCTCTGATATGTGTGGTCGAAGCATTCGTCAATGGGAATCTGCGTTGGATAAATACAAGAGAAGTCCTAATAGGAAAGTTCAGAATATACTTAGAATAAGCTTTGATGGGTTGGATGAAAATGAAAAGGAAATTTTCCTCTATATAGCCTGTTTCTTCAAAGGACAGATAATGGAATATGTAGTAAAAGCATTGCGTGCTTGTGATCTGCACCCAGCAATTGGTATTGCAGTACTTGTTGATAAGTCCCTCATAACATTGGATGAAAAATTTGTATTGTCTATGCATGATCTTGTCCAAGACATGGGTAGGGAAATTGTTAGGCAAGAATCACCACTAGATCCTGCAAATCGCAGCCGGTTATGGTACTATGAGGATGTGCTTCAAGTACTGACTGAAGGGATG GGAAGTGAAAAGATTCAAGGTATAATGCTAGACCTACCAGAAAAGCAAGAGGTGCGGCTAAGTGATCAAGACTTCAGGAAGTTGAAAAACCTTAGAATGCTAATAATTCGCAATGCTGAATTTTCTGGGGGCCATGTACATCTACCAAGAAATCTAAGGCTGCTTGACTGGAAGGAGTACCCTTCACCATCTTTACCATCTGATTTCCTTCCTGAGAAAATTGTAATGCTGGAACTGCGGCACAGTCATCTATATACACTGGAAAAGTCATTCAAG AAGTATGCATATCTGACTTCTCTGAATTTCAGCTCCTGTGAGTCTCTTTCGAAAATACCTGATGTTTCTGGGATCCCAAATTTGGAGCAATTGATTCTCGAAGATTGTACAAGTTTGGTTGATATTCATGAATCTGTTGGATCACTTGATAAACTTGTTTATTTAGGTGTTGAAAGGTGCACTGAACTGAAGAACTTACCAAGTGTCCTAAAGTTGCCATCTTTAGGATGCATTGTTCTTAATGGTTGTTCTCAACTTGAGAAATTTCCAGAATTGTTGGGAGAAATggaaaatttgaaatttattgaGGTGGAAGAGACTGCAATACAAGAATTACCTTCTTGTATAATCAATTTCAGTAGCCTTGAGGTTTTAGTGCTGAAATGTTGCTCAAATCTAAAGGAACTTCCTATAAACATTGATATGTTGCCAAATCTTCAGTTACTTGATATTTCTGGCTGTCCACAACTTCAACTATTTACAAAGAAGCTTAGGAGTTTCAGCACACAGAATTGCCCAACTATGCTGGCAGAATCCGACAAGGGTTCGCCAAATATAGAGCTACTACCATCACCACCATGTCTAGATCCGATCTCTCCTAGCATCCATTTGTCGTATGGCTTCCCTTTGTTGGAAAACCTTGAACTAAGTGACTGCAATCTATCAGATGAAGACCTACATATCCTTAGTTGCTTTTCCAACCTCGCATCCTTAGACATTTCTAGAAACCATTTTCTAACCCTTCCCAAATGCTTCAATAGACTTTGTAGCTTGCAGGAGCTTTACATGGCTAACTGCATGAAACTTCAACATATTTCTGGGATTCCTCCCAATTTAGAACACATAGATGCTACTAGTTGCACCCGTTTGGAATCACAATCATTGGACTTCTTATTAAGCCAG GGTTTCTCTAAGGCATTCAAATTTGAGGTTATAGCACCAAGGCCAAAGATGAAAATGCCATTCAACTACCAGAGTGAAGGAGGATCTATCTCATTTTGGATTGGCCAGAAATTCCCAAGAATTGCTCTGTGTTTTATTTTTGGACTAGGAAATAAAATTACTGGCTTTTTCTCCTGTGAAGTCCAGCTATCTATTAATGGACAGAAAGCATCCAATAGAGTAGAGAGGTTCCTTTCGGTGATTGGTGATCTCACATGGCTATATCATCAAGATGTAATGGATTTCAATACTTATTTACTGCATGAACAAAATTATGTTGAAGTTACTTGTGAAATCATAGATGCAAGCAAAGATGCAGAAGTGACTGTGTACTATTGTGGAGTTCATGAGTATAAGGATGATGAGGATGTCAAGACACAAAATTTGATGTTGCACTCAAGTTCAAATTCTAGTGATATCAGGGAAGGTAATGTTAATGATTCCTTGGATAACACAGGAAGTGATTGCTGTTCATTGGCTAGAAATTTGAGGCTTTATGAAATACCAGATAAACAGTGGAAACGACATCCAGCTTCAATAAATGCTGAAGCGCTTGAAGGTGATGGATGCATGGCAAAGGAAAATGGAAAAGCTACTGGTATAATGTCGGCTGATGTAGTGCATCAAAGCAAGGAGTTGCCATTGTTGCAACTGAAGCAATATGATGATGTGGTTTGGGATCCAATGCTATTAGAATGTCAGTTGAATAGTATGAATGAGAATCCACTCCTCTCTCATCATGATTACCACACATCAAAAAGCAAAG AAGTTGGACCTATGATGGTTAGGGCTCTAGATTCTCCcaaagaaatgaaagaaaatgcCTTTGACAATGTCAATAAGGAGGATTTGGTATCTCAAAAGAAGGTAGGATTGAAAATGGATAATGTCCTAAAGGAGCCAAAGGAAGAACCTGAG GTTCCCATTGTTACCAGAAAAATGGAACGAGAGCTGCAATATGAAACCAAGAGCAATAAGCTTGATGTGTTTCCAATGGCACACAATACAAGTCAATTTGACTTCAATGACAATATGGAAGAATTTTATGCTACCCTCCGTGCTGAGACCTTTGCTCTATCATCTTTAACTTCAAGAAATGGCAGAGATGATTTCAAATTAGCTTATCCTGAAATTAGTGAAGAAACTGAGAAAGCTTTGGAAACACTCAAGGAATTCCTCTCCAAACAATTTCATCAACTTTTGTCTTTGGGGTCATTTTCCTCCATGAAAGCTGCCTTAGAAAGTCTCTCCACTTTGTCTACAGATGCTGATGTCTCTTTGTGTTTAAAATCTCTTTTACTACAACTTTCAACAGATTTTGATCAGTGGAGTTGTGATTACATTGATGCAAGTATGAAACTTGAGTCATCAACTGCAGGTCTTTCAAAATTAGATACATTGGAAGATAGTTTGATAGCTAACAAGAACCAGTTCAGTGAATTTTCATCCATAGAAATTGATCTTTGCAGCCAGTTGGTTTATTTagaacaaagaaagaaagagctTGAACAGCAATTGGAAGCCATTAAATACAGTATCTCCATCTCTGAAGTGACTAGGGACACTGCCCTTAGTAAGAAAAGAGAAACTTTTGAGGAAGGAAAAATGTTGAAAGCCCAAAGAGATCAATTGAGGAAGCAAAGGCCACGTTTGAGATCAGAGCAAGAATCGGCAAAAGCTACCAAAGCAAACATTGAGGATGAGTGGTCAAAGATTAGAGAGAAATTTGATGGAATCTTGAACATTTTTGGGTCAAAATATTGTAACTAG
- the LOC130982703 gene encoding disease resistance protein RUN1-like: MALSFESYKWKYDVFLSFRGVDTRRSFTSHLYHALCQKGVNTFIDYKGLEKGEQISHSILRAIEGSRISVVIFSENYASSISCLDELVKILECKDSKGQLVLPVFYNVNPLQLRGQHGSFAEYLAKHEEKFRDDINKVKRWRAALYQASTLYGWHLGDGQESKFVQRIVEEIMNKLNRIPFNVAKHPVGLDSLTEDIKSLLEVGSGGVRAIGIHGIGGIGKTTLVKAVYNHISHLFEGSAFIVNVREISSQRDGLVQLQEALLSEILSRRDFKVGNTDRGINLIKNRLCCKKVLIVVDDSDSLEQLESLVGDCSWFGSGSRIVITTRDEHLLISHNVETNYKVKELRHEHALELFSWFAFKKPCPPSNYEGLSSQILNYAKGLPLALTVLGAYLCGRGRAEWISALAKLKKTPNKQIYAVLKISFDGLEEDEKTIFLDIACFFKGEDKEYVKMILDACDLHSDTGFGVLMDKSLITMQLNKLWMHDLLQEMGKEIVRQESPQEPGKRSRLWFHEDVLYVLNQNTGTNNIEGIKLDLPEPDKINGKAFAKMKRLRILVINNALVTDEIQYLSDELRLIDWPGYPSSTLPPNFHPRRLVSLNMSHSHIKHLWKGAKIFRDLKLVSFSCCEHLTEIPDMSMVPNLESLSIDNCKSLIRVHESVGTLNKLVTLNLMFCSNLNTLPSRFKLKSLRNLLLTGCSKLRKFPEIVENMEHLEEILLQGTAIKELPQSIEYLVGLKSLFLDSCQNLEHLPSSIQKLQYLTTLNLSYCSKLQELPKLPPITKYLDISDCRSLESFTMLSSPSNVIAEDLSSFQQMSFINCHKLINEQVQFHLTNLFYNEGPDSDTYLVFVNGDFVLPGSKIPDWFHHQSTNGSINLEMASILYGKPAKLFLSAVIELEKGAFTTSMFACAYEIFINDTKVFEQKRAFEALDSSHLWLSRMKCSHLMWHLNNVRYWNHLRISFRISEVSSKAKVRAVLKNCGFHICCNQEGYLVDPTAIRNSIG; the protein is encoded by the exons ATGGCTTTGAGTTTTGAATCCTACAAGTGGAAGTATGATGTGTTCTTGAGCTTCAGAGGGGTTGACACACGTAGGAGTTTCACAAGCCATCTCTACCATGCTCTATGCCAAAAGGGAGTTAATACCTTCATAGACTACAAGGGGCTTGAAAAGGGAGAGCAGATTTCACATTCAATTCTCAGAGCTATTGAAGGCTCTAGGATATCAGTCGTCATATTCTCCGAAAACTATGCATCTTCCATTTCTTGCTTGGATGAACTCGTTAAGATCCTTGAGTGCAAGGATTCCAAGGGGCAGCTGGTTTTGCCAGTCTTTTATAATGTGAATCCATTGCAACTAAGAGGTCAACATGGAAGTTTTGCAGAATATTTAGCAAAACATGAAGAGAAGTTCAGGGATGATATCAACAAAGTGAAAAGGTGGAGAGCAGCTCTATATCAAGCTTCTACTTTGTATGGGTGGCATCTAGGAGATGG TCAGGAATCAAAGTTTGTGCAGAGAATTGTTGAAGAGATCATGAATAAACTGAACCGCATACCTTTCAATGTTGCTAAGCATCCTGTTGGGCTGGATTCTCTGACTGAAGATATCAAATCACTCTTAGAAGTTGGATCAGGTGGTGTTCGGGCTATAGGAATTCATGGAATTGGTGGAATAGGAAAAACAACACTTGTTAAGGCTGTTTATAACCATATTTCTCATCTGTTTGAGGGTAGTGCCTTCATTGTAAATGTTAGAGAAATTTCAAGCCAAAGGGATGGCTTAGTACAACTACAAGAAGCTCTTCTCTCGGAGATTTTAAGCCGCAGAGATTTCAAAGTAGGCAATACAGATAGAGGGATTAATCTGATAAAGAACAGGCTCTGTTGCAAAAAGGTTCTCATAGTTGTTGATGATTCTGATTCATTGGAGCAGCTGGAATCATTGGTTGGAGACTGCAGTTGGTTTGGATCAGGAAGTAGGATTGTCATAACAACTAGAGATGAGCATTTGCTAATTTCTCACAATGTGGAAACTAACTACAAGGTGAAGGAATTAAGACATGAACATGCTCTTGAACTCTTTAGTTGGTTTGCTTTCAAAAAACCATGTCCTCCATCAAATTATGAGGGGTTGTCCTCCCAAATATTAAACTATGCCAAGGGCTTGCCGTTGGCACTAACAGTTTTGGGGGCCTACCTGTGTGGTAGAGGGAGAGCCGAGTGGATAAGTGCACTAGCTAAACTGAAAAAAACTCCAAATAAACAAATCTATGCAGTACTTAAAATCAGCTTTGATGGGTTAGAAGAGGATGAAAAGACCATTTTTCTGGATATTGCATGTTTCTTCAAGGGAGAGGACAAAGAATATGTGAAAATGATACTTGATGCTTGTGACCTGCACTCGGATACTGGCTTTGGAGTTCTAATGGATAAGTCTCTCATCACTATGCAACTGAACAAGCTTTGGATGCATGATCTGCTACAGGAAATGGGTAAAGAAATTGTACGCCAAGAATCTCCCCAAGAGCCTGGAAAACGTAGTAGGCTATGGTTTCATGAAGATGTACTTTATGTATTAAACCAGAACACG GGAACTAACAACATTGAAGGCATAAAGCTTGACTTACCAGAACCGGATAAAATAAATGGTAAAGCTTTTGCAAAGATGAAAAGACTTAGAATTCTTGTGATCAACAATGCACTTGTTACTGATGAAATTCAGTATCTCTCTGATGAGCTACGACTAATCGATTGGCCGGGATACCCATCTTCAACTCTACCACCAAATTTCCATCCAAGAAGATTGGTTTCTTTAAACATGAGTCATAGCCACATCAAACATTTGTGGAAGGGAGCAAAG ATATTCAGAGACTTGAAACTTGTGTCTTTTAGCTGCTGTGAACACCTCACTGAAATTCCAGACATGTCAATGGTCCCGAACCTTGAAAGTCTCAGCATAGACAATTGTAAAAGTCTAATTAGGGTACATGAGTCTGTAGGAACTCTTAATAAGCTTGTTACTTTAAACCTTATGTTCTGCTCCAATCTCAATACCCTTCCAAGTCGTTTCAAGTTAAAGTCTCTTCGCAATCTTCTCCTTACCGGCTGCTCAAAGCTAAGAAAGTTTCCTGAGATTGTTGAGAATATGGAACATCTTGAAGAAATCCTTCTCCAAGGAACAGCTATAAAAGAACTACCTCAATCAATTGAATACCTAGTTGGGCTAAAATCCTTATTCCTAGATTCTTGCCAGAACCTTGAGCATCTCCCCAGTAGCATTCAGAAATTGCAATACCTTACTACTCTTAATCTTAGTTACTGCTCTAAGCTTCAGGAGCTTCCAAAACTTCCACCaattacaaaatatttagaCATAAGTGATTGTAGATCTTTGGAAAGTTTTACAATGTTGTCCAGCCCATCAAATGTTATTGCTGAGGATCTCTCAAGTTTTCAACAAATGAGCTTCATTAACTGCCATAAATTGATTAATGAACAGGTCCAGTTCCACTTAACGAATCTCTTCTACAATGAG GGACCTGATAGTGATACTTATCTGGTATTTGTTAATGGTGATTTTGTGCTTCCCGGCAGCAAGATCCCGGATTGGTTTCATCATCAGAGTACTAATGgatcaattaatcttgagatGGCTTCAATTTTGTATGGTAAGCCAGCGAAGTTGTTTCTTAGTGCAGTTATTGAGTTGGAGAAAGGCGCTTTCACAACCAGCATGTTTGCATGTGCTTATGAAATTTTCATCAACGATACAAAAGTATTTGAGCAAAAAAGAGCTTTTGAAGCACTGGACTCAAGTCATTTGTGGTTGAGTAGGATGaaatgcagtcatttgatgtggcACCTCAACAATGTTCGTTATTGGAATCACTTACGGATTTCATTTCGGATATCTGAAGTATCATCAAAGGCGAAAGTAAGAGCAGTCTTGAAGAACTGTGGTTTCCATATATGCTGCAATCAAGAAGGGTATCTGGTTGATCCTACAGCAATAAGGAATTCCATAGGATGA